From the Argopecten irradians isolate NY chromosome 13, Ai_NY, whole genome shotgun sequence genome, one window contains:
- the LOC138306609 gene encoding streptococcal hemagglutinin-like, with product MTWKRRSDAHKHPNIYTTIQMSTDMQNMTSAGSRADIQETKTIQDGESTRYDDNLQYRLKRQTKNEFNSMQIRAPTKRQQMIAALHSSSTKPGMAFVKKDNSVSVSEPALNPSPDRAFSFPMPAEPASPVALHHRAFNFPGVDPHPDHGGHTGITASQNQDTSAKIDGTSNLDVLTKLSAPVTEQSQGTSSQNAMFKEIRKAILSHHARELLKSVMKSSPSFNSQPDLFEPRTPGTLSAGHLNYLQIRNRPLHFDRQRKPEPTNTFRNDVPEIQAGLVDVTQIEPQVHGNQDTFLNSHHEGSFSSSMMGMPLNHPISEGNSAFRIATSRVFSPVDLQPTSNGARKTGIATSGQSSLRHVGIAHGHAANQPFLTSNSHQTHRMETHAPHDRVHTVVATSTTTPSTSTTTQQPTTTKATATTTAPPSPSTTTTSQLPTAPKIGTINLNGNNPFQAIDATVTTSSSTPQSSVPHGMHISTSTNKPTFPASSGVDRVNIKTQGNAHPQVSPPHHPIINLHINFHQPTHQQPSNMAVQQHHPPQSNAQFVASGQHNSPQHIGLSRMMVPNQPNQPMIDMNVIHNITQAVVSSWLRKRHGSPVMQTHPATNINSISPVQNQQQNNNVVRAGLVSRNAVSPNRNAVTSGPVNNNAVTPGSANQNSAVSGSTNQFPLPNSSSSSIHSSIGHASSTAQNVLPHYVPAGAKTSGNQMQMSSPPHNINQQKQAHTSTVATPTVPQHHSKSNHVELNPTNTVTKPSTGQHIATSQQKSNIFQRNGNVNTAPAPIRNQQAASNANIQNSIPSTTNQKLFMSPTSGIHSTANSQTGTHVTTGNTSNIPSQTNTKMVSGTKVSNSMQGNQQGPQSTNAHNAVNTQQSERHSTASSQTSTHVTIGNTSNIPSQTNTKMVTGTRVSNSMQGNQKGSQSTNFQHVGNTQQTSSQPQPPLRETGNIHGPTTVLTSQSAADMGILMPQMLRGVHANPNGQHAAVPNIPIHHSQNQPQNLQSNIGPHVTSQQNNHVKVGNSQQVFAGAQHNGNIQNLPGSVSSSPNMQTLNLNMASMEMSALPHQPSNLASQVSSVSTSTSSQTSLSRESNSGTSHLPQPSGNTAHQSNTIGTPSTLQMSLQGTQSQTMMKSVSQQQSNGNTAGSQTLPQVSTNNARQITTLHLGQTSGHNSGHNSGTHSFMNSPGHLHPISTSSVPKASHNAVSHSSSQAQQSNVPHQSLSRSQTQSHSKMQGNQQLAGHQGIPEIMNSATHVEVISQKSSSQPQASNTSPNAMTMTTTGKAQQITERQNIMPHQSSSKSQQFNTVPASPSELLSSQSIRSNAGTGSITHQQTSTPIQFQSVASVMKPQPLGSQSVVNPTQLQSGTIASKTSLVSTNGHGSSQDTGSQTNPHIITQHSSNMIQQLNTVSTSKNREAPQNINIPVHLNGASVSSSGHVTSTNAVGNTGISSSSQKSNTTPSHVNSVHSSSNAQMPIGSHNIAHPVNVAPINEQMLQNTNIQTVMNNLPQHSSNSVQQVNTVSKSSMGTQKSLPNLPNGISRQVNSASAQMNEKLPLQNLGGITGVSKSPQQSRDIPPSQFNTVSFSSQTQQLGSQAQTRNSPQQIRDIPPSQFNTWSSSSQTQQQPGSRTPTDSLPQQPSNVVEQFNSVSRSVNGHTLQTTVPEKAERHPSLRNTHNIDQMTALTGQQQLSSQSAGQPPNNLNNQPSGQSNQGPSQSVQQSTFSSHTASQGIIGHQSNMLSSQNIQHNPSNVETSITTHTNTPPSQTKSPHSLMNGDMAITNHRNTNQQQTTNQKSNQQSNNHAVNGQSTHTITKPGTPSSSRVSSQPANIQNAFQEHLGGGQGQVSQNNQGQTLSAKSFTSRTTLRRQEFPQNNQQLTNNQGRHTPATTRYTQNIQQTNLIEQPIVNNFKLQSNSPNHITKQSGAQDKLMNSQHTKVQPQSAGHQRNALQASPNSSPSNQVNTIHEQLSSGHHGNSMPSQTSVNQGWLTLDQTMNQQNNLHHFSASKQMSSGVQSNTISSTPVEKSNPMNSKSSGISQLPVQVGQHNQKSTVSSQQITQVVTNKEPTGNREMQHRGHGNTITTQTKIPSTKNQPVQQGNTVHRSHSSSTGHNSNVNAIQNTANGHTKEFTGTSNVFASSNGQVFSPSSGSQTVMNSISQQSRNTLNSSGGQTSVVSSTKSNAPKVNTSPVSQNGIPPPSATLVQSSVNSLSFDIGSTAQTLKNGKMIENTHLSNNQVQPEINQISKIQVKRIDSKLGRTSQSQAVTQTGQVNSQIGQLSPSLSQTSQHMPITAGHQAAVSVQLTGRPKPVHKSHSKRVQQQKSAGHIQGQVGQQIGTKSHMQKNIPSPPKDQLVHQTQRQTAGVNSNRNPGQFSGQQSTVQSQQQTAKQMVGQGNTGQHQTVQSNGSPVQNTKTQVNGHARQSSSSQSTRTSSQLLQGQSNGATGQYTHAQNTATTGHKPQSPGQPNQTTTAQSKHQSNPPSTNTHENFIGELNAQKSSGPAAKVNITSQQVRSTSNLVEKPTSPNSNTRMTGSPTATHWSALTPGDTLFPFQNLQHSSPIGWVSPIVSDFNRNVQLQNSPPEVLSSSTSRISTAQVGKSQKNSPKAASGSITAQKPNTETKAMNQAQQTSNTQSAGQTQSSIIKKNVQPVASLNKMPKKANSNTIALNQHNQPNIITTVSMGKSPNQKQTSSQGVSHDITSTLRISPSMAPPSGQPSKIPNNPTTPGKHVLRIVNNALSSTGSSNTLTNVHQANNIEVSGSQGRTTNHQHKSVPSGTTPQLSQRNTNHFGNGISTSQHNQQIHAPTPQSVSIGKRQNSLPKKSATSKTVLPQTSVVVQQNAQTHGASPHRQHGHPASQTSGQSNRHSSVHMVSQNGKNTIQPASTKATSQTTTNQPIHPTKFHREIAQSGQQTNSPTMTQRRMTHNAYPSNSLESFQMEMIQNSQMTQSQMRTHQNGLQPSNPVSSKTGASQNWLQPITSSQMGSVQTFQHSIDPTSSSTRTSSQSVRNSKPSSFQMPNSQVGQTHASFTMGTSQINQRFNQPVSSSTNQMSTQMKQLNHVPSSQNGFSSVKQSKIKPPTTQTATRSHVSTHLIQHGAKQSQVDTQQNRQQQPSKSTPPKTATSMHGHHNEKRKQRNDLLQRGSKTLHVVRQPQNSPTTSTGMSFIHPQPNTVSSQTQASQPRISSSSQQRSVATLGTKSSTRSQQNSPRPLTQFSTSQTGQQQMREASSQIGLTQPAIQTNPTISTNLLTNSMTRNTIVRGQKQGSNRPGASSSTHQTRSQPTADPTGNRGTRYDKARLWV from the coding sequence GCAGATATCCAAGAAACAAAAACTATTCAAGATGGAGAGAGTACGCGGTATGACGACAACCTGCAATACAGGCTAAAACGACAAACTAAAAACGAGTTTAACTCCATGCAAATCCGTGCTCCTACAAAACGACAGCAAATGATTGCTGCATTACATTCTTCTTCTACTAAACCTGGCATGGCATTTGTGAAAAAGGACAACTCCGTCTCAGTAAGTGAGCCAGCGTTAAACCCAAGCCCTGACCGAGCATTCAGCTTCCCAATGCCTGCAGAACCAGCTTCACCAGTGGCCCTACATCACAGAGCCTTTAACTTTCCTGGGGTTGATCCTCATCCAGATCACGGAGGTCATACAGGAATCACTGCCAGTCAGAACCAGGACACTTCCGCTAAGATTGACGGAACCTCAAATCTAGACGTTTTGACGAAATTGTCGGCTCCAGTCACTGAGCAATCTCAGGGAACCTCTTCACAGAATGCAATGTTCAAGGAGATCAGGAAAGCCATTCTTTCTCACCATGCTAGAGAACTTTTGAAATCTGTTATGAAATCATCGCCTTCCTTTAATTCACAACCTGACCTGTTTGAACCGCGAACTCCAGGTACACTATCCGCTGGCCACCTCAACTATTTGCAGATTCGAAACAGGCCTCTACATTTTGACCGACAACGCAAGCCTGAACCGACAAACACGTTTAGGAATGACGTGCCCGAAATCCAAGCAGGCCTTGTAGATGTAACTCAAATCGAGCCTCAGGTACATGGCAACCAGGACACATTTTTGAATAGTCATCACGAGGGCAGTTTCTCGTCTTCCATGATGGGAATGCCGTTGAATCACCCCATTTCAGAAGGAAACAGTGCCTTCCGTATTGCTACTTCGAGAGTTTTCTCTCCTGTTGACCTACAACCTACATCTAATGGAGCTAGGAAAACGGGGATAGCCACGTCTGGACAATCTTCTTTGAGACATGTTGGAATTGCTCATGGCCATGCCGCAAACCAACCATTCCTGACATCCAATAGTCACCAGACGCATAGAATGGAAACACATGCCCCACATGACAGAGTACATACTGTGGTTGCGACATCAACCACAACTCCTTCAACGtcgacaacaacacaacaaccaacaacaacaaaagcaacagcaacaacaactgCACCTCCGTCTCCTTCTACAACTACTACGTCGCAATTACCAACGGCTCCAAAAATAGGTACGATCAACTTAAATGGAAATAATCCGTTCCAAGCAATTGATGCCACTGTAACTACCAGTTCATCCACGCCGCAATCTTCAGTGCCACATGGCATGCATATTTCTACATCGACTAATAAACCTACCTTCCCTGCATCATCCGGTGTGGATAGAGTTAATATAAAGACACAGGGAAATGCCCATCCACAGGTTAGTCCACCCCATCACCCTATTATCAACTTGCATATTAATTTCCATCAACCAACGCATCAACAGCCTAGTAACATGGCAGTACAGCAACACCATCCGCCGCAGTCTAATGCGCAGTTTGTAGCTTCAGGCCAGCATAACAGCCCGCAACACATAGGCTTGTCACGAATGATGGTCCCTAACCAACCAAATCAGCCCATGATAGATATGAACGTTATACACAATATCACGCAGGCTGTGGTCTCTTCTTGGCTTCGAAAAAGACATGGTAGTCCAGTGATGCAGACTCATCCAGCCACTAACATAAACTCAATTTCACCAGTTCAAAATCAACAGCAAAATAATAATGTTGTTAGAGCCGGATTAGTCAGTCGAAATGCAGTTAGCCCAAATCGGAATGCTGTTACTTCCGGACCAGTCAATAACAATGCGGTTACTCCCggttcagccaatcagaatagTGCTGTTTCTGGATCAACCAATCAATTTCCATTACCGAATTCGAGTTCATCATCCATTCATTCATCTATTGGACATGCTTCATCTACAGCGCAAAATGTCCTCCCGCATTACGTCCCTGCTGGAGCTAAAACTAGCGGAAATCAGATGCAGATGTCTTCTCCTCCACATAatataaatcaacaaaaacagGCGCATACTTCAACTGTTGCTACTCCAACCGTTCCTCAACATCACTCGAAGAGTAACCATGTCGAATTGAATCCTACCAATACAGTAACTAAACCGTCGACTGGACAACATATTGCAACATCACAACAGAAGAGCAACATTTTCCAACGAAACGGAAATGTTAATACCGCGCCTGCGCCTATAAGAAATCAACAGGCAGCTAGTAATGCAAACATTCAAAACAGTATTCCGTCTACAACGAATCAAAAACTTTTTATGTCACCTACATCTGGAATACATTCTACAGCTAATTCACAGACTGGCACCCACGTGACGACAGGAAATACATCGAATATTCCATCGCAAACAAATACCAAAATGGTGTCTGGTACTAAAGTCAGCAATAGCATGCAAGGCAATCAACAGGGACCACAGTCAACAAATGCTCATAATGCCGTAAATACTCAGCAAAGCGAAAGACATTCTACAGCTAGTTCACAGACCAGCACCCACGTGACGATAGGGAATACATCGAATATTCCATCTCAAACAAATACCAAAATGGTGACTGGTACTAGAGTCAGCAATAGCATGCAAGGCAATCAAAAAGGATCGCAGTCGACTAATTTTCAACATGTCGGGAATACTCAGCAAACTTCAAGTCAACCTCAGCCACCGCTCCGTGAAACAGGTAACATTCATGGACCCACTACGGTGTTAACGAGTCAATCTGCGGCAGACATGGGTATACTCATGCCCCAAATGTTACGGGGGGTTCACGCTAATCCTAACGGACAACATGCGGCAGTACCAAATATTCCTATACATCACTCACAAaatcagccgcaaaatctgcAAAGCAATATTGGTCCGCATGTTACAAGTCAGCAAAACAATCATGTGAAAGTTGGCAATTCACAGCAAGTGTTTGCGGGTGCCCAGCATAATGGAAACATTCAAAATCTGCCTGGAAGTGTTTCTTCTTCACCGAATATGCAGACATTAAACCTAAATATGGCTTCTATGGAAATGAGTGCCCTACCACACCAACCTAGTAATTTAGCCAGTCAGGTTAGTTCCGTTTCGACATCAACAAGTTCACAAACTTCGCTATCGAGGGAAAGTAATTCGGGAACTAGCCACTTACCACAACCATCAGGCAATACGGCTCACCAGAGTAATACCATTGGAACCCCATCAACTTTACAAATGTCTCTGCAAGGAACCCAAAGCCAAACAATGATGAAATCTGTCTCACAACAACAGTCTAATGGTAATACCGCAGGCAGTCAAACATTACCACAGGTGTCTACCAATAATGCAAGACAAATCACCACTTTACATCTAGGTCAAACATCTGGACACAACTCCGGACACAATAGTGGTACTCATAGTTTCATGAACTCGCCTGGACATTTGCATCCGATTTCTACTTCTTCAGTTCCAAAGGCATCACATAATGCAGTAAGCCATAGTAGTTCACAAGCACAACAAAGCAATGTGCCTCATCAGTCTTTGTCACGAAGTCAAACACAGAGTCATTCTAAAATGCAGGGCAATCAACAGTTAGCGGGTCATCAAGGCATTCCAGAGATCATGAATTCAGCCACACATGTAGAAGTCATATCACAGAAGAGCAGCTCCCAACCACAAGCCAGCAATACATCACCAAACGCAATGACCATGACAACTACTGGCAAGGCCCAGCAAATCACAGAAAGACAGAATATCATGCCACATCAGTCAAGTAGTAAAAGTCAACAATTCAATACTGTCCCCGCATCGCCAAGTGAACTATTGTCTTCGCAAAGCATAAGAAGTAATGCCGGAACAGGAAGTATAACACATCAACAAACAAGTACACCCATCCAGTTCCAATCCGTTGCTTCTGTTATGAAACCGCAACCATTAGGGAGTCAATCAGTAGTGAATCCAACACAATTACAGTCCGGTACAATTGCCAGTAAAACAAGTTTGGTTTCGACAAATGGTCACGGTTCTTCACAGGACACTGGTAGCCAGACAAATCCACACATTATAACACAACATTCAAGCAATATGATACAACAACTGAACACTGTTTCCACCTCAAAGAATAGAGAGGCTCCACAAAATATTAACATTCCTGTGCATCTCAATGGTGCCTCTGTGTCTTCGTCAGGACATGTTACATCAACGAATGCGGTAGGAAATACTGGTATAAGTAGTTCATCACAGAAGTCGAATACTACACCAAGCCATGTTAACAGTGTTCATTCCTCATCAAATGCCCAAATGCCGATTGGAAGCCACAATATTGCACATCCGGTAAATGTAGCTCCGATTAATGAACAGATGTTACAAAATACGAACATCCAAACAGTCATGAATAATCTGCCACAACATTCTAGCAATTCGGTTCAGCAGGTAAATACAGTCTCCAAGTCATCTATGGGAACGCAGAAAAGCTTACCAAACCTACCTAATGGTATAAGCAGACAAGTCAATTCTGCCTCAGCTCAAATGAACGAGAAACTTCCTTTACAAAACCTGGGAGGTATAACCGGAGTAAGTAAATCGCCGCAGCAATCTAGGGACATTCCTCCAAGCCAGTTCAACACAGTGTCCTTTTCGTCGCAAACACAACAACTAGGAAGTCAAGCACAAACAAGGAACTCACCGCAGCAAATAAGGGACATTCCTCCGAGCCAGTTCAACACATGGTCCTCTTCGTCGCAAACACAACAACAGCCAGGAAGTCGAACACCAACCGATAGCTTGCCACAACAACCTAGCAATGTGGTCGAGCAATTCAACTCTGTTTCAAGATCAGTAAATGGTCATACATTGCAAACAACTGTACCAGAAAAAGCTGAGAGGCATCCGTCATTACGCAATACTCACAATATTGATCAAATGACTGCATTGACTGGTCAGCAACAATTATCAAGTCAGTCTGCAGGACAGCCGCCAAATAATTTAAACAATCAACCGTCCGGACAATCAAACCAAGGACCTAGCCAGTCAGTGCAGCAGTCCACGTTTAGTTCGCATACTGCTAGTCAAGGTATCATTGGACACCAAAGTAATATGCTTTCATCTCAGAATATACAACATAATCCGTCGAATGTAGAAACTTCAATTACGACCCACACAAATACCCCGCCGTCACAGACAAAATCACCACATTCATTGATGAATGGTGATATGGCGATCACCAACCATAGAAATACAAACCAGCAACAAACGACAAATCAAAAAAGCAATCAACAGTCAAATAACCACGCAGTAAACGGACAGTCAACACATACCATCACCAAGCCAGGTACGCCAAGCAGTAGCCGAGTGTCGAGCCAGCCAGCCAATATTCAGAATGCCTTTCAAGAACATTTGGGAGGAGGTCAAGGCCAGGTCAGCCAGAACAATCAAGGTCAGACTCTAAGTGCAAAATCGTTCACTAGCAGGACAACATTAAGGAGACAAGAATTTCCTCAGAATAACCAACAGTTAACAAATAACCAGGGTCGTCATACTCCGGCTACCACGAGATATACACAGAACATTCAGCAAACTAATTTAATTGAGCAACCTATTGTTAACAATTTTAAACTACAAAGTAACTCGCCAAATCATATCACAAAGCAATCTGGTGCCCAAGACAAACTAATGAATAGTCAACATACAAAAGTTCAACCGCAATCTGCTGGACATCAAAGAAATGCCTTGCAAGCATCGCCAAATTCGTCTCCGAGCAACCAGGTTAATACCATTCACGAACAATTGTCGTCTGGTCACCATGGTAACTCTATGCCATCACAAACATCTGTTAACCAGGGATGGTTAACTCTGGATCAGACGATGAACCAACAGAATAATCTACATCATTTCTCAGCCAGTAAACAAATGTCAAGTGGAGTTCAGTCTAATACTATTTCATCAACACCAGTCGAGAAAAGTAATCCAATGAACAGCAAATCATCTGGAATAAGTCAACTACCCGTACAAGTTGGGCAACATAATCAGAAGTCAACTGTATCTTCACAGCAAATTACTCAAGTAGTGACTAATAAAGAGCCAACCGGAAACAGAGAAATGCAACATCGTGGCCATGGTAATACTATAACAACACAAACCAAGATACCATCAACCAAAAATCAGCCCGTACAACAAGGCAATACAGTACATAGGTCACATAGCTCATCAACAGGACATAACTCCAATGTTAATGCCATTCAAAATACCGCGAATGGACACACTAAAGAATTCACAGGAACAAGTAACGTATTCGCTTCATCAAATGGTCAAGTTTTCTCACCAAGTTCAGGAAGCCAAACCGTGATGAACAGCATATCACAGCAGTCTAGAAATACTCTGAACTCATCTGGTGGCCAAACATCAGTCGTTTCGTCTACTAAAAGTAATGCTCCGAAAGTAAATACATCTCCAGTAAGTCAAAATGGTATACCTCCGCCGAGTGCCACTTTAGTACAATCTTCAGTCAATTCGTTGTCATTTGACATTGGAAGCACTGCTCAAACGTTGAAAAATGGTAAAATGATAGAGAATACTCATTTGTCAAACAATCAGGTTCAACCAGAAATAAATCAGATTTCGAAAATTCAAGTCAAACGAATTGATTCAAAGCTAGGACGGACAAGCCAAAGCCAAGCAGTTACACAAACAGGGCAGGTCAACAGTCAAATAGGCCAACTATCCCCAAGTTTATCACAGACTAGTCAACACATGCCTATTACAGCTGGTCATCAGGCTGCAGTGTCTGTACAATTGACAGGTCGACCTAAACCAGTGCACAAATCACATAGTAAAAGAGTTCAACAACAAAAATCTGCTGGTCATATTCAAGGTCAAGTTGGACAACAGATTGGAACCAAATCACACATGCAGAAAAATATACCTAGCCCGCCAAAGGATCAACTTGTACATCAAACGCAGCGTCAGACAGCAGGCGTAAATAGTAACCGAAATCCCGGACAATTTTCTGGGCAACAATCAACAGTTCAATCACAACAACAAACCGCTAAACAGATGGTAGGCCAAGGTAACACTGGGCAACATCAAACAGTACAGTCCAACGGATCACCCGTTCAAAACACTAAAACACAAGTCAATGGTCATGCTCGACAATCGTCATCGAGTCAGTCAACACGCACATCGAGTCAACTTCTACAGGGACAATCAAATGGCGCAACTGGACAATACACACATGCACAAAATACTGCTACAACCGGACATAAACCACAATCACCAGGCCAGCCTAACCAAACTACCACAGCTCAGTCAAAACATCAATCGAACCCGCCTTCAACAAACACGCATGAGAACTTTATTGGAGAATTAAACGCACAGAAGAGTTCAGGTCCAGCCGCGAAGGTGAACATAACTAGTCAGCAAGTCAGGTCTACTTCCAACCTAGTAGAGAAACCTACTAGTCCGAATTCAAATACACGAATGACTGGCAGTCCAACTGCAACTCACTGGTCAGCACTAACACCTGGAGATACTCTATTTCCTTTTCAGAATCTACAACATAGTAGCCCTATAGGCTGGGTTTCTCCAATCGTGTCGGATTTCAACAGGAATGTTCAACTACAAAATAGTCCACCAGAGGTTTTATCATCATCAACCTCCAGAATATCCACTGCACAAGTAGGAAAGTCGCAGAAAAATAGTCCGAAAGCTGCAAGTGGCTCAATTACAGCTCAAAAGCCCAACACCGAAACAAAAGCAATGAACCAGGCTCAACAAACAAGTAACACTCAGTCGGCAGGTCAAACACAATCTTCTATAATCAAGAAAAATGTCCAGCCAGTTGCTTCGCTGAACAAAATGCCAAAGAAAGCTAACAGTAATACGATAGCATTAAATCAGCATAACCAACCAAATATTATAACTACTGTTTCAATGGGAAAATCTCCAAATCAGAAACAAACATCTTCACAGGGTGTTTCTCATGACATAACCAGTACTCTTCGGATATCACCATCAATGGCTCCGCCAAGTGGACAGCCatcaaagataccgaacaacccAACGACACCGGGGAAGCATGTATTACGAATCGTAAACAATGCATTATCTTCAACAGGAAGTAGCAATACACTGACTAATGTTCACCAAGCCAATAACATAGAAGTATCAGGATCTCAGGGTCGAACAACAAACCATCAACATAAAAGTGTTCCGTCCGGCACAACACCTCAACTTAGTCAAAGAAACACTAATCACTTTGGAAATGGAATCAGTACGAGTCAACATAATCAACAAATCCATGCTCCAACGCCACAGTCCGTGTCAAtaggaaaacgccaaaatagtTTACCGAAAAAGTCTGCAACTTCTAAAACGGTATTACCTCAGACCTCTGTAGTCGTTCAACAGAATGCCCAAACACATGGAGCTTCGCCACATCGCCAACATGGACATCCTGCATCCCAAACGTCGGGTCAATCGAACCGGCATTCAAGTGTGCATATGGTTTCCCAAAACGGTAAAAATACTATCCAACCGGCTTCTACCAAAGCGACTTCTCAAACAACGACAAATCAACCTATTCATCCCACAAAGTTTCATAGGGAGATAGCTCAAAGTGGTCAGCAGACTAATAGTCCTACAATGACACAAAGAAGAATGACACATAATGCCTATCCGTCCAATAGCCTTGAAAGTTTCCAGATGGAAATGATTCAAAATAGTCAGATGACTCAATCTCAAATGAGGACGCATCAAAATGGCCTACAGCCTAGCAACCCGGTAAGTTCTAAAACGGGAGCGTCTCAAAATTGGCTTCAACCTATTACTTCCTCTCAGATGGGATCGGTTCAAACCTTCCAACATTCGATCGACCCTACAAGTTCTTCAACAAGGACTTCTTCTCAGAGTGTCCGAAACAGCAAACCATCTTCTTTCCAGATGCCGAATTCTCAGGTAGGGCAGACACATGCTAGCTTTACAATGGGGACATCTCAAATTAATCAAAGATTTAACCAGCCTGTTTCTTCATCTACAAATCAGATGTCGACACAAATGAAACAGCTCAATCATGTACCGTCGTCTCAAAATGGATTTTCGTCTGTAAAACAAAGCAAAATTAAACCTCCTACAACTCAGACGGCAACACGAAGTCATGTTAGTACTCATTTGATTCAACACGGAGCGAAGCAATCTCAAGTAGATACACAACAAAACAGGCAACAACAACCTAGCAAATCAACGCCTCCTAAAACAGCAACATCTATGCATGGTCATCATAACGAAAAGAGAAAACAGCGAAATGATCTATTACAGCGAGGTTCAAAAACGTTACACGTAGTGCGTCAGCCACAGAATAGTCCAACTACATCAACAGGAATGAGTTTTATACATCCACAGCCAAACACAGTCTCGTCACAAACGCAAGCCTCTCAGCCTAGGATCAGTAGTTCAAGCCAACAGCGAAGCGTGGCAACTTTAGGAACGAAATCTTCTACTAGATCCCAGCAAAACAGTCCTCGACCCCTAACCCAATTCAGTACTTCTCAGACGGGTCAGCAGCAAATGCGAGAAGCCTCTAGTCAGATTGGCCTTACTCAACCAGCTATTCAGACTAATCCAACAATATCCACGAATCTGTTGACCAACTCAATGACGAGAAATACCATCGTAAGAGGTCAAAAACAAGGATCAAATCGACCAGGTGCGTCTTCGTCTACCCACCAAACAAGGAGTCAGCCAACAGCCGACCCGACTGGCAACAGAGGGACAAGGTACGATAAGGCACGGTTGTGGGTCTAA